Proteins encoded by one window of Magnetococcales bacterium:
- a CDS encoding peptidylprolyl isomerase, which yields MTIRILYIAMLLVAGFIHESAIAGETAPGQKPGQTGVHTMVTLTTTLGDIVLELDEAKAPITVKNFLEYIDSGFYNGTIFHRVIPGFMIQGGGMTPDMDEKANRAPIKNEADNGLANLRGTIAMARTQIRDSATSQFFINVADNAFLNHGKRDFGYAVFGKVVQGMEVVEAIAKVKTGSKKGHSDVPNDPVIIQSAVRSQ from the coding sequence ATGACGATCCGTATTCTATACATTGCAATGCTTCTTGTTGCCGGTTTCATCCATGAATCCGCCATCGCCGGCGAAACCGCACCGGGTCAAAAGCCTGGACAAACCGGAGTCCATACCATGGTAACCCTTACCACCACCTTGGGCGACATCGTCCTGGAACTCGATGAAGCCAAGGCCCCTATCACCGTCAAGAACTTTCTCGAATATATCGACAGTGGCTTCTACAACGGCACCATTTTTCACCGCGTCATTCCCGGATTCATGATCCAGGGCGGCGGCATGACCCCGGACATGGACGAAAAGGCCAACCGCGCCCCAATCAAGAACGAGGCGGACAACGGTCTGGCCAACCTTCGTGGAACCATCGCCATGGCGCGAACGCAGATTCGCGACAGTGCCACCAGTCAATTTTTCATCAATGTCGCCGACAATGCCTTTCTCAACCATGGAAAACGGGATTTCGGCTATGCCGTCTTTGGCAAGGTGGTCCAGGGAATGGAAGTGGTCGAGGCCATCGCCAAAGTAAAAACCGGCTCGAAAAAAGGACATTCCGACGTCCCCAACGATCCGGTCATCATCCAATCGGCCGTTCGAAGCCAGTGA